A genomic region of Bernardetia sp. ABR2-2B contains the following coding sequences:
- a CDS encoding DUF6089 family protein: protein MKKILFTFLFTLLGVAFLATEEVQAQVGNKYYYKKTTPRRGPHNHQWVWTKRRQYVSVGLNVNSMNYFGDIVPKSNFWSTDLRFTRPNIGIFVEKKFRPQFSARLGLNWGRILASDEETADPTDGHDFFRYIRNAHFRNDIFELNTTFRWDLMSSELLNKEFYQRPKQFVPYVMGGLAVFYHAPKAKAPTTKIGGGSPDWGADEWTDLQPLGTEGQGRGSYTALIQGDSVTRDLGKKYSKVQIAIPVGFGIRKKLSNRIDIAFEFSYRFLLTDYLDDVSRNYVDLGVFGDDELAKAFHDRSLEGDRGAILAEMASRGELVRLLSRYSYVGIDGVGYNTFNGFGSDPYKAEPSIRGNQNDNDVYMLTGFHLTYIIPPHGVRCPVRFK, encoded by the coding sequence ATGAAAAAAATTCTTTTTACATTCTTATTTACTTTACTTGGTGTCGCTTTCTTAGCAACTGAAGAAGTACAAGCACAAGTAGGAAATAAATATTACTACAAAAAAACAACTCCTCGTAGAGGACCTCACAATCATCAATGGGTGTGGACAAAACGCCGTCAGTATGTTAGTGTTGGCTTAAATGTCAATTCAATGAATTATTTTGGTGATATTGTACCTAAGTCTAATTTTTGGAGTACAGACTTACGTTTCACTCGTCCAAATATTGGAATATTTGTTGAGAAAAAATTTCGTCCACAATTTTCGGCTCGTTTAGGACTAAACTGGGGAAGAATCTTAGCATCTGATGAAGAAACAGCTGACCCAACTGATGGACATGATTTTTTCCGTTATATTCGTAATGCTCATTTTAGAAATGATATTTTCGAACTCAACACCACTTTTCGTTGGGATTTAATGAGTAGCGAACTTCTGAACAAAGAATTTTATCAAAGACCAAAACAATTTGTACCTTATGTAATGGGTGGTCTAGCTGTTTTTTATCACGCACCTAAAGCAAAAGCTCCTACAACTAAAATTGGTGGAGGTTCTCCAGATTGGGGAGCAGACGAATGGACAGATTTACAGCCTCTAGGTACGGAAGGACAAGGACGTGGCTCTTACACAGCTCTCATACAGGGAGATTCAGTTACAAGAGATTTAGGAAAGAAATACTCGAAAGTACAGATTGCTATTCCTGTTGGATTTGGAATACGTAAAAAATTATCTAATCGCATAGATATTGCATTTGAATTCTCTTACCGTTTCTTACTTACAGATTATTTAGATGATGTTAGTCGCAACTATGTTGATTTAGGAGTTTTTGGAGATGACGAACTTGCTAAAGCATTTCATGACCGTTCTTTAGAAGGAGATAGAGGTGCAATACTAGCAGAAATGGCGAGTAGAGGAGAATTAGTTAGATTACTTTCTCGTTATTCATATGTAGGTATTGATGGGGTAGGTTACAATACTTTTAATGGTTTTGGTAGTGATCCTTACAAGGCAGAACCAAGTATTCGTGGAAACCAAAATGATAATGATGTTTATATGCTTACAGGTTTTCATTTGACGTATATTATCCCTCCTCATGGAGTGCGTTGTCCTGTTCGTTTTAAATAA
- a CDS encoding ribose-phosphate pyrophosphokinase translates to MNSVKIFAGSASLYLAEKIAHSFGKPLGQHNLQVFSDGEICPNYSESIRGADVFIVQSTFPPADNLMELLLMIDAAKRASAGSVTVVMPYFGYARQDRKDKPRVAIGAKLVANLISAAGATRIMTCDLHAGQIQGFFDIPVDHLYATAIFIPYIESLKLENLVFASPDVGGVARARSYASQFHADMVVCDKHRKRANEIASMQVIGDVEGANVIIVDDLIDTAGTISKAAQVLLDNGAVSVRAIATHPVLSGKAYENINNSPLLELAVMDTIPLKEKSDKIKVLSVSELFAKAIRKIHDQESISTLFI, encoded by the coding sequence ATGAATTCTGTCAAAATCTTTGCTGGATCTGCGTCTCTTTATTTAGCCGAAAAAATTGCACATTCCTTTGGAAAACCATTAGGACAACACAATCTTCAAGTTTTTAGTGATGGAGAAATCTGTCCTAATTATAGTGAATCTATTCGTGGTGCAGATGTTTTTATTGTTCAATCTACTTTTCCACCTGCTGACAATCTGATGGAACTTTTGCTGATGATTGATGCAGCAAAACGTGCTTCTGCTGGTTCGGTTACGGTTGTGATGCCTTATTTTGGATATGCTCGTCAAGACAGAAAAGATAAACCTCGTGTAGCTATTGGCGCAAAACTGGTAGCTAATCTTATTTCTGCTGCTGGAGCAACTCGTATCATGACATGTGATTTACATGCAGGACAAATTCAAGGCTTTTTTGATATTCCAGTTGATCATCTTTATGCAACAGCTATTTTTATTCCTTATATTGAATCTCTGAAACTTGAAAACTTAGTTTTTGCCTCACCCGATGTTGGGGGAGTTGCTAGAGCTAGAAGTTATGCATCACAGTTTCATGCTGATATGGTAGTTTGTGATAAACACCGAAAGAGAGCGAATGAAATTGCTTCTATGCAAGTAATTGGAGATGTAGAGGGTGCAAATGTAATTATTGTAGATGACCTTATAGACACTGCAGGGACAATTTCGAAGGCTGCACAAGTATTGCTTGATAACGGAGCTGTTTCGGTACGTGCCATTGCCACACACCCTGTTTTGTCTGGAAAAGCATATGAAAATATCAATAACTCTCCTCTTTTAGAACTTGCTGTTATGGACACTATTCCATTAAAAGAAAAGTCTGATAAAATAAAAGTATTATCTGTTTCTGAACTTTTTGCAAAAGCAATTCGTAAGATTCACGACCAAGAGTCTATTAGCACTCTTTTTATTTAA
- the lpdA gene encoding dihydrolipoyl dehydrogenase yields MKYDVTVIGSGPGGYVAAIRAAQLGLKTAIIEKYATLGGTCLNVGCIPSKALLDSSEHFHAAQKNFKEHGIDINEPKVNFEQMIERKRGVVQKTCDGVAYLMKKNKIDVHQGVGSFIDKNNIKITAEDGKETKIETDKVIIATGSKPTIFPFFPYDKKRFITSTEALELKEVPKKMIVIGGGVIGMELGSVYARLGTEVSVIEFMPSILGSMDSTMGKELERVSKKSLKMKFFLQHKVEKAEYKGKDGKEVVITAVDKKGKEVKFEADYCLLAVGRSAYTEGLGLENIGIKTDKRGAIDVNDHLETSVKGIYAIGDVVRGAMLAHKAEEEGVMVAELMAGQKPHINYLLIPGVVYTWPEVASVGYTEEQLKESGRKYKSGSFPFMALGRARASMDTDGLVKVLADEKTDEILGMHIIGARAADMIATAVTAMEYRASAEDIARQSHAHPTYMEAVKEACLAATENRAMHI; encoded by the coding sequence ATGAAATACGACGTAACAGTTATTGGTTCAGGTCCTGGTGGTTATGTAGCTGCCATTCGTGCAGCACAATTAGGACTCAAAACTGCAATTATAGAAAAATATGCTACTTTGGGTGGTACGTGTCTGAATGTAGGCTGTATTCCTTCAAAGGCACTTTTAGATTCTTCAGAGCATTTTCATGCTGCTCAAAAAAACTTTAAAGAACACGGAATTGATATCAATGAGCCAAAAGTAAATTTTGAGCAGATGATTGAGCGCAAACGTGGTGTAGTTCAAAAAACGTGTGATGGAGTAGCTTATTTAATGAAGAAAAACAAAATTGATGTTCATCAAGGAGTTGGTTCTTTTATTGATAAAAACAACATCAAAATTACAGCAGAAGATGGCAAAGAGACAAAAATAGAAACTGATAAAGTTATCATTGCAACAGGCTCAAAACCAACTATTTTTCCTTTCTTTCCTTACGATAAAAAACGTTTTATTACTTCTACAGAAGCATTGGAATTGAAAGAAGTTCCTAAGAAAATGATTGTTATTGGTGGTGGAGTAATCGGAATGGAACTCGGTTCTGTGTATGCTCGTTTGGGAACGGAAGTTTCTGTTATTGAGTTTATGCCTTCTATTTTAGGCTCAATGGATAGCACAATGGGCAAAGAATTAGAAAGAGTAAGTAAAAAGTCGCTCAAAATGAAGTTCTTTTTGCAACACAAAGTAGAAAAAGCAGAATACAAAGGTAAAGACGGAAAAGAAGTAGTCATTACAGCAGTAGATAAAAAAGGAAAAGAAGTAAAGTTTGAGGCAGATTATTGTCTTCTTGCCGTGGGGCGTAGTGCCTATACAGAAGGTTTAGGGTTAGAAAATATCGGTATCAAAACTGATAAAAGAGGAGCAATTGATGTAAACGACCATCTTGAAACAAGCGTAAAAGGTATTTATGCGATTGGTGATGTTGTTCGTGGTGCAATGTTGGCACATAAAGCAGAAGAAGAAGGTGTTATGGTTGCCGAACTTATGGCAGGACAAAAACCTCATATCAATTATCTTCTAATTCCAGGGGTTGTTTATACGTGGCCAGAAGTGGCAAGTGTAGGTTATACAGAAGAGCAACTCAAAGAATCAGGCAGAAAATACAAATCAGGCTCATTTCCGTTTATGGCACTTGGAAGAGCAAGAGCTTCAATGGATACTGACGGACTTGTAAAAGTTTTGGCAGATGAAAAAACTGACGAAATACTTGGGATGCACATCATAGGTGCAAGAGCAGCCGATATGATTGCGACAGCCGTAACTGCAATGGAATACCGAGCATCAGCCGAAGATATTGCAAGACAAAGCCACGCACACCCAACCTATATGGAAGCTGTAAAAGAAGCGTGTTTGGCAGCTACTGAAAATCGTGCTATGCATATATAA
- a CDS encoding YcxB family protein — translation MIVKTKKYKIDPDVYVKISFVNALKQWWWVWFIPPAIFLIFLAFGLWGWGLGVAITLSGLYLLFWYIQFKGLTMHEKSKPLFDKYAYDINSKRIMMMVDAKRGSEIKWDKIIKVEKREDAFVLYMSKFEFLYFPFTIFKSENEIKFVETVIRRKGYLNTEIKK, via the coding sequence ATGATTGTCAAAACAAAAAAATATAAAATCGACCCAGATGTTTATGTCAAAATTTCTTTTGTAAATGCCCTCAAACAATGGTGGTGGGTTTGGTTCATTCCTCCTGCTATCTTCCTTATCTTCCTTGCTTTTGGTTTGTGGGGTTGGGGATTAGGTGTTGCCATTACGCTATCGGGTTTATACCTTCTTTTTTGGTATATTCAGTTCAAAGGGCTCACAATGCACGAAAAATCAAAACCTTTGTTTGACAAATATGCGTATGATATCAATAGTAAACGTATTATGATGATGGTAGATGCAAAAAGAGGTTCAGAAATAAAATGGGATAAAATTATCAAAGTAGAAAAAAGAGAAGATGCTTTTGTTCTCTACATGTCAAAATTTGAGTTCTTGTATTTTCCTTTTACTATTTTCAAATCTGAAAATGAAATCAAGTTTGTAGAAACAGTTATCCGTCGCAAAGGATATTTAAATACAGAGATTAAAAAATAA
- a CDS encoding DUF6089 family protein: MKNMNYKFILLFALFSILSVASQAQDIEFGFGAGVANYTGDISPSYKLKNVRPAGEFFFRYNPSPSFALRFGAMVGVIKADESDSENLFFQRRAAKFVATIYEVSGRMEYNFRDYRAMSELNRLSPYVFLGGSVAHIAVNSNYFDNQPNALEIGLPIGVGLKYMLAHSYNLGFEFGARPTFTDAIDGMIQDGTNEDISSVGKFQMTNLFTKDMYYYAGISISFTINRVICPTEFR; encoded by the coding sequence ATGAAAAATATGAATTATAAATTTATTCTTCTCTTTGCTTTATTTTCAATTCTTTCAGTAGCTTCTCAAGCTCAAGATATAGAATTTGGTTTTGGAGCAGGAGTAGCAAATTATACAGGAGATATTTCTCCCTCTTATAAATTAAAAAATGTACGACCAGCAGGAGAGTTTTTCTTTCGTTATAATCCTAGTCCTTCTTTTGCTTTGCGTTTTGGTGCAATGGTAGGAGTAATAAAGGCAGATGAATCTGATTCTGAAAATCTTTTTTTTCAAAGAAGAGCAGCCAAATTTGTGGCAACAATCTATGAAGTATCAGGAAGAATGGAATATAACTTCAGAGATTACAGAGCTATGAGTGAACTAAATCGTCTTTCACCTTACGTTTTTTTGGGTGGGTCGGTAGCACATATTGCTGTGAATAGTAATTACTTTGACAACCAGCCTAATGCCTTAGAAATTGGTTTGCCTATTGGTGTCGGACTAAAATATATGTTGGCTCATAGTTATAATTTAGGATTTGAGTTTGGAGCAAGACCTACTTTTACAGATGCTATTGATGGCATGATTCAAGACGGAACGAATGAAGATATTAGTAGTGTAGGAAAATTTCAAATGACAAATCTGTTTACTAAAGATATGTATTATTATGCAGGAATTTCTATTAGCTTTACAATTAATAGAGTCATTTGTCCAACAGAGTTTAGATAA
- a CDS encoding RNA polymerase sigma factor has protein sequence MSPIVQSNQIEQEQKWIQQLQNPLTASKERTIAFDGIMRLHRRAIYSHLRKMVIDADDTDDLLQETFVKVWKNIDKFKNEAKLYTWIYRIATNEALRFLERKKKKYGLRMNETSEELMQNLESDEQFSGDEVQLILQKAILTLPDKQRLVFNMKYFDEMKYDEISEIVDTSVGALKASYHLATKKIEAYLKENYQ, from the coding sequence TTGTCTCCAATAGTTCAATCCAATCAAATAGAACAAGAACAAAAGTGGATTCAACAATTACAGAATCCTCTAACAGCTTCGAAAGAACGTACAATTGCCTTTGATGGAATTATGCGATTACATAGACGAGCCATTTATTCTCATCTTCGAAAAATGGTAATTGATGCTGACGATACAGATGATTTGTTGCAAGAAACATTTGTGAAAGTGTGGAAAAACATAGATAAATTTAAAAATGAAGCTAAACTTTATACATGGATTTATAGAATAGCAACTAATGAAGCACTTCGTTTCTTGGAAAGGAAAAAGAAAAAGTATGGTTTAAGGATGAATGAAACATCTGAAGAACTGATGCAAAATTTAGAAAGTGATGAGCAGTTTTCGGGAGATGAAGTACAGCTTATTCTTCAAAAAGCTATTTTGACTTTACCTGACAAACAGCGTTTGGTTTTTAATATGAAGTATTTTGATGAAATGAAATACGATGAAATTTCAGAAATAGTAGATACTTCTGTTGGTGCTTTGAAGGCATCTTATCATTTGGCAACTAAGAAAATTGAAGCCTATTTAAAAGAGAATTATCAATAA
- a CDS encoding tetratricopeptide repeat protein, with protein MQPQEIPASYNEACKAYETRKYDIALEKLETTLTESPDFAPAFYIKGLTYMQLQDWRSAFDNFKAYSQIAPEKGDTYLNMGTAMLNMKQPRTAISYFDFALSLRMTENRPERAHLNKALAFRQINENEKALESFEAALKIHPHFDDALLEMAKLQLDLEKNEDALTYYQKVIDLPKQRKSFPLWEAWVGLAIVQAELGQFSKALVSIEEAVELQPNTISFFKSNESFNSLRKSEYNDDFETILG; from the coding sequence ATGCAGCCACAAGAAATTCCAGCATCATATAACGAGGCTTGTAAAGCCTACGAAACAAGAAAATACGATATTGCTTTAGAAAAATTAGAAACTACTCTTACAGAAAGTCCAGACTTTGCACCTGCTTTTTATATAAAAGGACTTACCTATATGCAGCTTCAAGATTGGAGAAGTGCCTTCGATAATTTTAAAGCTTACTCACAAATTGCACCTGAAAAGGGAGATACTTATTTGAATATGGGAACTGCAATGCTCAACATGAAACAGCCAAGAACAGCTATTTCCTATTTTGATTTTGCTCTTTCTTTAAGAATGACTGAGAATCGTCCAGAGAGAGCGCATTTGAATAAAGCTTTAGCATTCAGACAAATAAATGAGAACGAGAAAGCACTAGAATCTTTTGAAGCTGCTCTAAAAATACATCCTCATTTTGATGATGCACTATTAGAAATGGCAAAGTTACAATTAGATTTGGAGAAGAATGAAGATGCTCTTACTTATTATCAAAAAGTAATTGATTTGCCAAAACAAAGAAAAAGTTTTCCTCTTTGGGAGGCATGGGTAGGTTTAGCTATTGTACAAGCTGAACTAGGACAATTTTCGAAAGCTCTTGTTTCGATAGAGGAAGCTGTCGAATTACAGCCCAACACAATAAGTTTTTTCAAGTCAAATGAATCATTTAATTCTTTAAGAAAAAGCGAGTATAATGATGATTTTGAAACAATTTTAGGATAA
- a CDS encoding aspartate kinase: MLHVFKFGGASVKDAPAVRNVSNILRSFIDKKDKLVIVVSAMGKTTNHLEDIFKAAKSKQEDKCKQILKQIEDYHLALADELFDGEREKIVYKILQKYIFQLSATLKDDEPNWDKHYDQVICFGELMSSAIVSEYLKMQHDDKCLWVDARRFVQTNERWREGQIDWEWSEQLIRAELLPMLEQRFVLTQGFIGGTIGGKTTTLGREGSDFTAAVFAYCLQADGVTIWKDVSGILNADPKRIKNTRLFKQINYSDAAEMTYYGATVIHPKTIRPLAAKGISLYVRSFLNADVEGTKIANVDTLPSIPSIIVKGNQSMFVFKAKDLAAINERNQLAYIHSELNRYNIKINLLQVSATSFSVCTDNDDRKLASLKESLSNDFELDNLENLELITVKNYDTETLNNFTGLGNALIAQRSEDVFQVVVSK, encoded by the coding sequence ATGTTACATGTATTCAAATTTGGTGGTGCGTCTGTGAAAGATGCCCCTGCTGTCAGAAATGTAAGTAATATTTTACGTTCATTTATTGACAAAAAAGATAAACTCGTTATTGTTGTTTCTGCTATGGGCAAGACAACAAACCACTTGGAAGATATTTTTAAGGCAGCCAAATCGAAACAGGAAGATAAATGTAAACAGATTCTTAAACAAATTGAAGACTATCATCTTGCACTCGCAGATGAGCTTTTTGATGGAGAGCGTGAAAAAATTGTTTATAAGATTCTTCAAAAATATATTTTTCAGCTTTCAGCAACCCTAAAAGACGACGAACCCAACTGGGATAAGCATTACGACCAAGTAATTTGTTTTGGAGAGCTTATGTCTTCAGCCATTGTTTCCGAATATCTCAAAATGCAACACGATGATAAATGTCTGTGGGTAGATGCTCGTCGTTTTGTACAGACTAATGAACGTTGGAGAGAAGGACAAATAGATTGGGAATGGTCGGAACAACTCATTAGAGCCGAACTTTTGCCTATGTTAGAGCAGCGTTTTGTCCTAACGCAAGGTTTTATTGGGGGAACAATCGGTGGAAAAACGACTACTTTGGGGCGTGAAGGTTCAGATTTTACGGCTGCTGTTTTTGCTTATTGTTTACAAGCAGATGGCGTTACGATTTGGAAAGATGTTTCTGGAATCTTGAACGCAGACCCCAAAAGAATTAAAAACACTCGCCTTTTCAAGCAGATTAATTATTCTGATGCTGCCGAAATGACGTATTATGGGGCAACAGTTATTCACCCAAAAACGATACGTCCATTAGCTGCAAAAGGCATTTCTTTATATGTGCGTTCGTTTTTGAATGCAGATGTAGAGGGAACAAAAATTGCGAATGTAGATACACTGCCTTCTATTCCTTCAATTATCGTAAAAGGAAATCAGAGCATGTTTGTGTTTAAAGCAAAAGACTTGGCTGCCATCAATGAGCGAAACCAACTAGCTTATATTCACTCTGAACTAAATCGTTATAATATCAAAATTAACTTATTACAAGTTTCGGCTACTTCTTTTTCTGTCTGTACGGATAATGACGATAGAAAATTAGCTTCCTTGAAAGAATCTTTGAGTAATGATTTTGAGTTAGATAATTTGGAGAATTTAGAACTCATTACAGTCAAAAATTATGATACTGAAACACTTAATAACTTCACAGGACTTGGAAATGCACTTATTGCACAACGTTCGGAAGATGTTTTTCAAGTTGTGGTTAGTAAGTAA
- the mltG gene encoding endolytic transglycosylase MltG, with amino-acid sequence MATSKKENSEGKISMKYKVFLGLFAGLSVFLIGTSFYIYQMAYTPSVLTMKGAKEQVLYIPKGMTYNQLAKKLRQDGTIQHPVAFGVFSKWMNYVDNVKAGRYILTPKTNTIDFVRQLRSGAQAPVNVTFNENLRFLPELAGKITANLAIDSTEFANYLQDESTAKEFGFDKDNFISMFIPNTYEMYWTDSKEEVVERMKKEYDKFWTDERKALAKEQGLSQKEVAILASIVDAETRFKDEKPRVAGVYLNRLEREMLLQADPTLVFAHNDFTIKRVLNRHKEIESPFNTYKYVGLPPSPIRLPSISGLNAVLKPENHEYIFFCAKEDLSGYHAFAKTNAEHEANARRYHRALNARGIK; translated from the coding sequence ATGGCTACTTCCAAAAAAGAAAATTCTGAAGGCAAAATAAGCATGAAGTACAAAGTCTTCTTAGGACTTTTTGCAGGTTTATCTGTCTTTCTTATCGGTACAAGTTTTTATATTTACCAAATGGCTTATACGCCTTCTGTTCTGACAATGAAAGGAGCAAAAGAGCAAGTTTTATATATTCCAAAAGGAATGACTTATAACCAACTAGCAAAAAAATTGCGTCAAGATGGTACGATTCAGCATCCTGTCGCTTTTGGTGTCTTTTCAAAATGGATGAACTACGTCGATAATGTAAAAGCAGGTCGTTATATTCTAACTCCCAAAACAAATACCATTGACTTTGTTCGTCAGCTTCGTTCTGGAGCTCAAGCTCCTGTAAATGTTACTTTCAATGAAAACTTGCGCTTTTTACCAGAACTAGCAGGAAAAATAACAGCAAATTTGGCAATTGATTCTACAGAGTTTGCAAATTATTTACAAGATGAAAGTACGGCAAAAGAGTTTGGGTTTGATAAAGACAATTTTATTTCAATGTTTATTCCTAATACGTATGAAATGTATTGGACAGACTCAAAGGAAGAAGTTGTTGAGAGAATGAAAAAGGAATATGATAAATTTTGGACAGATGAGCGAAAAGCACTAGCCAAAGAACAAGGACTTTCTCAAAAAGAAGTTGCTATTTTGGCTTCTATTGTAGATGCAGAAACTCGCTTCAAAGATGAAAAACCTCGTGTTGCTGGTGTTTATCTTAATCGCTTAGAAAGAGAAATGTTACTTCAAGCTGACCCAACTCTTGTTTTTGCTCATAATGATTTTACTATTAAAAGAGTTTTGAATCGTCATAAAGAAATTGAATCTCCTTTTAATACTTATAAATATGTAGGTTTACCTCCTTCTCCAATTCGTCTGCCTTCTATTTCTGGTCTGAATGCTGTTTTGAAACCTGAAAATCACGAATATATATTTTTCTGTGCAAAAGAAGACTTATCTGGTTATCATGCTTTTGCCAAAACAAACGCAGAACACGAAGCAAATGCTAGGCGTTATCACAGAGCTTTGAATGCTAGAGGTATAAAATAG
- a CDS encoding universal stress protein, which produces MSFKNILVPIDFSPRSYAALEAAADVATQFDSKITLLHIIDVPETDRPQYQLALDTVGNHENSGKDDIPAILFAMKETKRQLREAREKYPKITFIEKVVFDRVHRQIYTVVEESDVDLIVMGSSGASGLGEVFIGSNTQKVVRNANCPVLVIKDDEGDFNARNIVFASDFSEMGGEAARLFPLFKTLYGSTVHLLNIVTPSTFEATPTTQKRMREFAKDLKMEKEDFTMNIFNYYTEEEGILTFAEENKADMIMLGTHGRKGFSRFMMGSIAENVANHSEIPVFVFRQD; this is translated from the coding sequence ATGTCGTTCAAAAATATTCTCGTTCCTATTGATTTTTCTCCTCGTTCGTATGCTGCTTTAGAAGCTGCAGCTGATGTTGCTACTCAATTTGATTCTAAAATCACACTTTTACATATTATTGATGTTCCAGAGACAGACCGTCCACAATATCAACTAGCCTTAGATACAGTCGGAAATCACGAAAATAGTGGAAAAGATGATATTCCTGCTATCTTGTTTGCAATGAAAGAAACGAAAAGACAACTTCGTGAAGCAAGAGAAAAATACCCTAAAATTACCTTTATCGAAAAAGTAGTTTTTGATAGAGTACACCGTCAGATTTATACCGTAGTAGAAGAGTCTGATGTAGATTTGATTGTGATGGGTTCTAGTGGAGCTTCTGGTTTGGGAGAGGTATTTATTGGCTCTAACACACAAAAAGTAGTCAGAAATGCAAACTGTCCTGTTTTGGTAATCAAAGATGATGAAGGAGATTTTAATGCTAGAAATATCGTTTTTGCCTCTGATTTTTCAGAAATGGGAGGAGAAGCAGCACGACTTTTTCCACTTTTCAAAACGCTTTATGGAAGTACGGTACACCTATTGAATATTGTTACGCCAAGTACATTTGAAGCTACTCCTACTACTCAAAAAAGAATGCGAGAGTTTGCAAAAGACTTAAAAATGGAAAAAGAAGATTTTACAATGAATATTTTTAACTATTATACAGAAGAAGAAGGAATCCTAACTTTTGCAGAAGAAAATAAAGCTGATATGATTATGTTAGGAACACATGGTAGAAAAGGCTTTTCTAGGTTTATGATGGGAAGTATTGCAGAAAATGTAGCCAATCATTCTGAAATCCCTGTTTTTGTTTTCCGTCAAGATTAA